One window from the genome of Enterococcus haemoperoxidus ATCC BAA-382 encodes:
- a CDS encoding transglutaminase-like domain-containing protein: MYYDLKYMSVPLPEDIVKLKNYGDFDGAGKLIEHLLSNELPQALRKRLEIEQDIIRIVGINEYPFDFVEANKMMKETFKDYQEQELTELKETGKVDWLYIDGKIHFQRRFLMNLIKTQADYEARLIVKEDNEVDRLRKQELTQNVQIMKEQGGRKVKIHLKTSIQVKKEYERPGEIVKVYLPIPKDCKQVSDIQILKTTPEATFIAPEKEAQRTVYFETVLKEDQVFSVEYSYTNQVDYVVLDPEKASELQPEFELSEELPHIRFTPYLEKLLEEILSGETNPIKKARKIYDFITTKVNYSFMREYFTIDNISEYAAVNLKGDCGVQAILFITLCRMANIPAKWQSGLYVSQYYTGCHDWAQFYVSPYGWVFADLSFGGGARRNGDLDRWNYYFGNLDIFRMPANSEIQTDFNPPKQFLRADPIDNQRGEFEYENQGLPYAYLEVKQELVSMEELV; the protein is encoded by the coding sequence ATGTATTATGATTTAAAATATATGAGTGTTCCATTACCAGAAGATATAGTCAAATTAAAAAACTATGGTGATTTTGATGGTGCGGGAAAGTTGATCGAACACCTATTATCTAATGAATTACCACAGGCGTTGAGAAAACGTCTGGAAATCGAACAAGATATTATCCGGATTGTTGGAATCAATGAGTATCCATTTGATTTTGTTGAAGCCAACAAGATGATGAAAGAAACATTCAAAGATTATCAAGAGCAGGAGTTAACGGAATTAAAAGAAACAGGAAAAGTTGATTGGCTATATATTGATGGCAAAATTCATTTTCAACGTCGCTTTTTAATGAATTTAATTAAGACACAAGCTGATTACGAAGCAAGACTAATCGTTAAAGAAGACAATGAAGTTGATCGTTTGAGAAAGCAAGAGCTGACCCAGAATGTTCAAATAATGAAAGAACAAGGGGGCAGAAAAGTTAAAATTCATTTGAAAACAAGTATTCAAGTGAAAAAAGAATATGAGCGCCCGGGAGAAATAGTTAAAGTATACTTACCAATTCCTAAAGATTGCAAACAAGTATCTGATATTCAAATCCTAAAGACAACGCCAGAGGCTACCTTTATTGCACCAGAAAAAGAAGCGCAACGCACGGTTTACTTTGAAACAGTTTTGAAAGAAGATCAGGTCTTTTCAGTGGAATACAGTTATACAAATCAAGTTGATTATGTCGTACTGGATCCAGAAAAAGCATCAGAACTACAACCAGAATTTGAACTCAGTGAAGAACTACCGCATATTCGCTTTACTCCATACTTGGAGAAATTATTGGAAGAGATCTTGTCGGGTGAAACGAATCCAATTAAAAAAGCACGGAAAATCTATGATTTTATTACGACAAAAGTCAATTATTCATTTATGCGGGAATATTTTACGATCGATAACATCTCAGAGTATGCTGCGGTCAATTTAAAAGGGGACTGTGGCGTTCAAGCTATTTTATTCATCACGTTATGCCGAATGGCAAATATCCCGGCAAAATGGCAATCAGGCTTGTATGTGTCGCAATACTATACTGGATGTCATGACTGGGCACAATTTTACGTGTCACCTTATGGTTGGGTTTTCGCAGATTTATCATTTGGAGGCGGGGCACGAAGAAATGGCGATTTAGATCGTTGGAATTATTACTTTGGTAATCTAGACATTTTCAGAATGCCGGCTAATAGTGAAATTCAAACAGATTTCAACCCACCAAAACAGTTTTTACGAGCAGATCCAATCGATAATCAGCGAGGAGAATTCGAATATGAAAACCAAGGACTTCCTTATGCTTACTTAGAGGTGAAACAAGAGTTGGTTTCAATGGAAGAACTTGTGTAA
- a CDS encoding PBP1A family penicillin-binding protein: MTTDEIGSRAARHGHTPVSNGTENTPSNGGKKPKKKRILLKIFLGLVLLGILGLLAGVGLFWSYAKDAPKLEDDKLSATVSSKLYDANNEVFEELGAEKREMIKPTDVPQLLKDAVVSVEDKRFYKHSGVDPIRILGSAFSNFKTGGLQGGSTLTQQLIKLSYFSTKEKDQNLKRKAQEAWLAMQLEKEKSKEEILTYYINKVYMANGLYGMETAAQAYYGKPLAELSLPQTALLAGMPQAPNDYDPYVKPDVAKERRDVVLYTMKENDKITQKEYDDAKATPIADGLQPLKQSNENRKIVDNYIREVIAEVESMGKNPYTDGLDIHTNLDMNAQKRLYDIINSDTYVEYPDPEFQVASTVIDVKTGQVKAQIGGRNIPDDVQLGSNLAIETDRDVGSTMKPIADYGPAIENLNYSTGRIMMDQPTTYEGTNIEVTNADMQYYGALTMRKAIMYSRNTTAIRTFDAVGSDKSAAFLKDLGIEFKDFVAANAISSNTSELGGNKYGVSSLKLAAAYAAFANMGVYNKPYYVSKVVYQDGSEDVTETESKRAMKDSTAYMMTDMLKDVISGGTAFNAGVPGLIQAGKTGTANYTDDDLVKIGASASSSIAPDSTFVGYTPHYAVSVWTGYKQRLTPIPYEYWGTASDVYREMMTYLSEGVSNDDWVMPDSVIRSGSELYVKGAYEEQLLPSNTGNTSSSSWENPVSSEPGTTSSSTVPSQTEPSSTQPSEPPVSSTQQTEPPASTTPTEVLPSSEPPQESSTPPVIQNNATRRRSSPG; encoded by the coding sequence ATGACAACTGATGAAATAGGATCACGTGCTGCAAGACACGGACATACTCCTGTATCTAACGGCACTGAAAACACACCGTCAAATGGCGGCAAAAAACCAAAGAAAAAACGAATCCTATTAAAAATATTTTTAGGCTTAGTTCTGCTTGGTATCTTGGGTCTTCTAGCTGGTGTAGGTTTGTTTTGGTCATATGCCAAAGATGCACCTAAATTAGAAGACGATAAACTAAGCGCAACGGTTTCGTCAAAGTTATACGATGCCAATAATGAAGTTTTTGAAGAATTAGGCGCTGAAAAACGTGAAATGATCAAACCTACAGATGTACCTCAGTTACTTAAAGATGCGGTTGTCTCAGTTGAAGATAAACGTTTTTACAAACACAGCGGTGTTGATCCGATCCGAATACTAGGTTCTGCTTTTTCAAACTTTAAAACAGGTGGTCTTCAAGGTGGTAGTACTTTGACACAGCAATTGATCAAGCTTTCTTACTTCTCCACAAAAGAAAAAGATCAAAACCTTAAAAGAAAAGCACAAGAAGCTTGGCTTGCAATGCAGTTAGAAAAAGAAAAATCAAAAGAAGAAATCTTGACCTACTATATCAATAAGGTATATATGGCTAATGGTTTATACGGTATGGAAACAGCGGCTCAAGCTTATTATGGAAAACCATTGGCTGAGTTGAGCCTTCCACAAACAGCGCTATTAGCTGGAATGCCGCAAGCACCAAATGACTATGATCCTTATGTAAAACCTGATGTCGCTAAAGAACGACGTGACGTTGTGTTATACACAATGAAAGAAAATGATAAAATCACACAAAAAGAATACGACGATGCTAAAGCGACTCCGATTGCTGACGGTTTACAACCTTTAAAACAGTCTAATGAAAACCGTAAAATCGTTGATAACTATATCAGAGAAGTTATCGCTGAAGTAGAAAGTATGGGTAAAAATCCTTACACAGATGGCTTGGACATTCATACCAACCTTGATATGAACGCACAAAAACGCCTTTATGACATCATCAATAGTGATACGTATGTAGAGTATCCTGATCCAGAATTCCAAGTTGCTTCGACTGTGATCGATGTAAAAACGGGTCAAGTTAAAGCTCAAATCGGTGGTCGAAATATTCCTGATGATGTCCAACTCGGTAGTAATTTAGCAATCGAAACCGATCGCGATGTTGGATCAACGATGAAACCAATTGCAGATTACGGTCCTGCCATTGAAAACTTAAACTACTCAACCGGTCGTATTATGATGGATCAACCGACGACCTATGAAGGAACCAACATTGAAGTTACAAATGCTGATATGCAATACTATGGTGCTTTAACAATGCGTAAAGCTATCATGTATTCTCGTAACACAACGGCAATTCGAACTTTCGATGCTGTCGGTAGTGACAAATCCGCAGCGTTCCTTAAAGATTTAGGGATTGAGTTCAAAGATTTCGTTGCTGCAAATGCTATATCTAGTAATACCAGTGAACTTGGTGGTAATAAATATGGTGTTTCTTCCTTAAAATTGGCTGCGGCTTATGCGGCTTTTGCAAATATGGGTGTCTACAATAAACCTTATTACGTTAGCAAAGTAGTCTATCAAGATGGTTCAGAGGATGTAACTGAAACTGAAAGTAAACGTGCTATGAAAGACTCAACTGCTTATATGATGACTGACATGCTTAAAGATGTTATCTCTGGTGGTACGGCCTTTAATGCAGGAGTTCCGGGATTGATTCAAGCTGGTAAAACTGGAACCGCCAACTACACAGATGATGATCTAGTTAAAATAGGTGCCTCTGCATCCTCTAGCATTGCGCCTGACAGCACGTTCGTTGGTTATACACCTCATTATGCCGTTTCTGTTTGGACAGGCTATAAGCAGCGCTTAACGCCTATTCCATACGAATATTGGGGAACTGCTTCTGATGTTTACCGAGAAATGATGACTTACCTTTCAGAAGGTGTCTCTAATGATGACTGGGTTATGCCAGACAGTGTTATACGTTCTGGTAGTGAACTATATGTAAAAGGCGCTTACGAAGAACAGTTATTGCCGTCAAACACTGGTAATACAAGCTCTTCATCTTGGGAAAATCCTGTAAGTTCTGAACCAGGAACAACGAGTAGTTCGACTGTACCTTCACAAACAGAACCATCATCAACTCAACCAAGTGAGCCACCTGTTTCTTCTACTCAACAAACAGAACCGCCGGCATCAACCACGCCGACCGAGGTCTTGCCAAGCAGTGAACCGCCGCAAGAATCCTCTACGCCACCTGTTATACAAAATAATGCAACTAGAAGAAGATCCTCTCCTGGCTGA
- the recU gene encoding Holliday junction resolvase RecU, with the protein MAFHYPNGTPYNNHEAPKSKKQVKKQKSIQFGKRGMDFEEEINKSNAFYLSRNIAVVHKKPTPVQIVKVDYPSRSAAVIKEAYFRQASTTDYNGVYNGYYLDFEAKETKNKTSFPFKNFHQHQIDHIQQCLAQKGICFVLLWFSSLNRCFFFSGEELVTYWSEQESTGKKSLPLSIIEKNGIEIQIGVAPRVPYLDAVRQHIQSNKGVAINDN; encoded by the coding sequence ATGGCTTTTCATTATCCTAATGGTACTCCCTATAATAATCATGAAGCACCTAAATCAAAAAAACAAGTAAAAAAACAAAAATCAATTCAATTTGGCAAACGAGGAATGGATTTCGAAGAAGAAATCAACAAAAGCAATGCTTTTTATTTATCGCGCAATATAGCAGTCGTCCATAAAAAGCCTACCCCCGTTCAAATTGTCAAGGTTGATTACCCTAGCCGTAGCGCTGCAGTGATCAAAGAAGCTTATTTTAGACAAGCTTCTACAACCGATTATAATGGTGTCTACAACGGATATTATCTGGATTTTGAGGCTAAGGAAACAAAAAACAAAACCTCCTTTCCTTTTAAAAATTTTCACCAACACCAAATCGATCATATCCAGCAATGTTTGGCGCAAAAAGGAATTTGCTTTGTTCTATTGTGGTTCTCTTCATTGAATAGATGTTTCTTTTTTAGCGGAGAGGAATTAGTAACCTATTGGTCAGAGCAAGAAAGTACTGGAAAAAAATCGTTGCCTTTATCTATTATTGAAAAAAATGGAATAGAGATCCAAATTGGCGTTGCACCTAGAGTTCCATATTTAGATGCAGTCCGGCAACATATTCAATCAAACAAAGGAGTTGCGATTAATGACAACTGA
- a CDS encoding CTP synthase, translating into MTKYIFVTGGVVSSIGKGIVAASLGRLLKNRGLKVTIQKFDPYINVDPGTMSPYQHGEVFVTDDGAETDLDLGHYERFIDINLNKFSNVTTGKIYSEVLRKERKGEYLGATVQVIPHITNEIKDKIMRAASMTDADIIITEVGGTVGDIESLPFLEALRQMKAEVGSDNVMYIHTTLIPYLKAAGEMKTKPTQHSVKELRSLGIQPNILVVRTELPVSQGTKNKLAQFCDVAPEAVIESRDVETLYSIPLALQAQNMDQIVCDHLKIDAPVADMTEWRALEEKVLGLKKTTRIALVGKYVELPDAYLSVVEALKHAGFAFDSDIAIDWIDSQELTEENVSEILKDADGILVPGGFGDRGVEGKIEAIRFARENDVPFLGICLGMQMACVEFARNVVKLEDAGSAENNPEILNNIIDLMADQENIENLGGTLRLGLYPCKLKKGSVTAAAYDNQEVVQERHRHRYEFNNKYRQLFEENGLVFSGVSPDNRLVEIVELPEKKFFVACQFHPELISRPNRPQHLIKGFVEAALNNQ; encoded by the coding sequence ATGACAAAATATATCTTTGTTACAGGCGGCGTAGTTTCTTCGATTGGGAAGGGTATTGTTGCAGCATCTTTAGGGCGTTTATTAAAAAATCGCGGCTTGAAAGTAACGATTCAAAAATTTGATCCATATATCAACGTGGATCCAGGAACAATGAGTCCTTACCAACACGGAGAAGTTTTTGTCACAGATGATGGTGCCGAAACAGATTTGGATCTTGGTCACTATGAACGATTTATTGATATCAACTTAAATAAATTTTCTAACGTGACAACAGGAAAAATTTATTCAGAAGTATTAAGAAAAGAACGTAAAGGTGAATACTTAGGTGCAACTGTACAGGTTATTCCACATATCACAAATGAAATCAAAGATAAAATCATGCGTGCAGCTAGCATGACAGATGCTGATATCATTATCACAGAAGTTGGTGGAACGGTTGGAGACATTGAGTCACTACCTTTTTTAGAAGCATTGCGTCAGATGAAAGCAGAAGTAGGCAGTGATAATGTGATGTACATCCATACAACATTGATCCCTTACTTAAAAGCAGCCGGCGAAATGAAAACTAAACCAACACAACATAGCGTAAAAGAACTACGCAGTTTAGGGATTCAACCAAATATTTTAGTTGTTCGTACAGAATTACCTGTTTCTCAAGGAACAAAAAATAAATTAGCTCAATTTTGTGACGTAGCACCAGAAGCTGTTATTGAGTCACGTGATGTAGAAACACTATATTCTATTCCTTTAGCACTACAGGCGCAAAACATGGATCAAATTGTTTGTGATCATTTAAAAATAGATGCACCAGTTGCCGATATGACGGAATGGCGTGCACTAGAAGAAAAAGTATTAGGCTTGAAGAAAACAACTCGAATTGCCTTAGTTGGGAAATATGTAGAACTTCCTGATGCTTATCTTTCAGTGGTTGAAGCGTTGAAACATGCTGGTTTTGCGTTTGATTCTGATATTGCGATCGATTGGATCGATTCACAAGAATTAACGGAAGAAAATGTTTCAGAAATTTTAAAAGATGCTGATGGAATCCTAGTACCAGGTGGATTTGGTGATCGTGGAGTAGAAGGGAAGATTGAAGCAATTCGTTTTGCTCGTGAAAATGATGTCCCATTCTTAGGTATTTGTCTAGGCATGCAAATGGCTTGCGTTGAATTTGCCCGAAACGTTGTAAAACTAGAAGATGCAGGTTCCGCTGAAAACAATCCTGAAATCCTTAATAATATTATTGATTTGATGGCCGATCAAGAAAATATTGAAAATCTTGGTGGAACATTACGTTTAGGATTATATCCTTGTAAACTAAAAAAAGGCAGTGTTACTGCGGCTGCTTACGATAATCAAGAAGTTGTTCAAGAACGTCACCGCCATCGTTATGAGTTCAATAATAAATACCGTCAATTATTTGAAGAAAACGGCTTAGTCTTTTCAGGTGTTTCACCAGACAATCGTTTGGTTGAGATTGTTGAGTTACCAGAGAAAAAATTCTTTGTTGCTTGTCAATTCCATCCAGAGTTGATTTCTAGACCAAATAGACCACAACATTTGATTAAGGGGTTTGTAGAAGCAGCTTTAAATAATCAATAA
- a CDS encoding DUF1273 domain-containing protein has translation MENVKTLYVTGYKSFEIGAFQDNDPKITVIKNVLKKEIMGYLDTGLEWVLVSGNLGTEIWAAEVVAELKNDYPELKLGLIYPFKDFGSNWNEKNRANLEKIELLADFVDSVSHQPYKSPAQLKMHTRFLLEHSGASLLVYDKEYPGKTEYFLKDAELFSEKFPYEIRLITMDDLQNSMDS, from the coding sequence ATGGAAAACGTAAAAACACTTTATGTGACTGGTTATAAAAGCTTTGAAATCGGGGCTTTTCAAGACAATGACCCTAAAATTACAGTTATTAAAAATGTATTAAAAAAAGAAATTATGGGGTATTTAGACACTGGATTGGAGTGGGTTTTGGTTTCTGGCAATCTTGGAACAGAGATTTGGGCGGCAGAAGTTGTAGCAGAATTGAAAAATGATTATCCAGAATTAAAATTAGGACTGATTTATCCATTTAAAGATTTTGGTAGTAATTGGAATGAAAAAAATCGTGCAAATTTAGAAAAAATTGAACTTTTAGCAGATTTTGTAGATTCGGTGAGTCATCAACCATATAAATCTCCTGCACAATTAAAAATGCATACCCGCTTTTTATTAGAACATTCAGGGGCTAGTTTATTAGTCTATGACAAAGAATATCCAGGGAAAACGGAGTATTTTTTAAAGGATGCTGAACTTTTTTCTGAGAAATTTCCTTATGAAATCCGCTTGATAACAATGGATGATTTACAAAACTCGATGGATTCGTGA
- a CDS encoding peptide ABC transporter substrate-binding protein gives MKKGLKQSIVLITTMLLLSACGGNTSDKTADSKDKKDTTSQKSSKVLNLMEASEVGSMDTIFTQDEPSVNAQSNVFEGLYQLDEKDNVIPAVAKEMPEISEDGKTYKIKLREDAKWSNGDKVTANDFVFAWKKMADPKNQANYFFLMDGTIENGTEIVNEEKSADELGVKALDDYTLEIKMAKPVTYFTSLLAFSPFFPQNEKFVTEKGKEYGTSSENIVSNGPFLMENWDQSSMSWDLVQNPNYYDADKVKSEKIHFEVLKETNTVFNLYESGELDVAILTGDFAKQNKDNPDYEAIQRSKVYSLRMNQKRNDKPSIFANENVRKAVAYALDKKSLVENILADGSKDIYGYIPKDFVSNPETGEDFRKEAGDLVKTDEKLANEYLEKAKKELNGDVTIELLSKDGDGDKKVAEFIQGQLEKTLPGLKINVKTVPLNNSIELMKKGDYELSVSMWGPDYQDPMTFLESSVSTKNKTSYRSEKYDQLIDDASNKYANEPEKRWETLIAAEKVLVEEDVALIPLYQQARGQLVRPGVEGIEYHNFGATSTYKNAYIK, from the coding sequence ATGAAAAAAGGGTTAAAACAAAGTATCGTATTAATTACAACAATGCTACTGCTATCGGCTTGCGGGGGAAATACAAGCGATAAAACAGCAGATAGTAAAGACAAAAAGGATACGACTAGTCAAAAATCATCAAAAGTATTGAATTTAATGGAAGCTTCTGAAGTAGGATCGATGGACACGATTTTTACTCAAGATGAGCCCAGTGTAAATGCACAATCCAATGTATTTGAAGGACTTTATCAATTAGATGAAAAAGACAATGTCATTCCAGCAGTAGCAAAAGAAATGCCGGAAATCTCAGAAGACGGTAAAACATATAAAATCAAGCTAAGAGAAGATGCAAAATGGTCGAATGGTGACAAGGTAACAGCAAATGATTTTGTTTTTGCTTGGAAAAAAATGGCTGATCCGAAAAATCAAGCTAATTACTTTTTCTTAATGGATGGTACGATTGAAAACGGGACAGAGATTGTAAATGAAGAAAAATCAGCAGACGAACTAGGTGTCAAAGCCTTAGACGATTATACACTTGAAATCAAAATGGCAAAACCAGTAACTTATTTCACATCTTTACTAGCATTTTCACCATTTTTCCCGCAAAATGAAAAATTTGTGACAGAAAAAGGCAAAGAATATGGAACATCAAGTGAAAATATCGTCTCTAATGGACCATTCTTAATGGAAAATTGGGATCAATCATCAATGTCATGGGATTTAGTTCAAAATCCAAATTACTACGATGCAGACAAAGTGAAATCAGAAAAAATTCACTTTGAAGTTTTAAAAGAAACAAATACAGTGTTCAATCTATATGAATCGGGCGAATTAGATGTCGCGATTCTTACAGGTGATTTTGCAAAACAAAATAAAGATAATCCAGACTATGAAGCAATTCAACGCTCAAAAGTCTACTCTTTGAGAATGAATCAAAAACGAAATGACAAACCATCAATCTTTGCAAATGAAAATGTTCGTAAAGCTGTTGCATATGCACTCGATAAGAAAAGTTTAGTAGAAAATATTTTAGCAGATGGTTCAAAAGATATTTATGGCTATATTCCAAAGGATTTCGTTTCGAATCCTGAAACAGGAGAAGATTTTAGAAAAGAAGCTGGTGACTTAGTCAAAACAGACGAAAAATTAGCTAACGAATATTTAGAGAAAGCTAAAAAAGAATTGAACGGCGATGTAACGATCGAATTGTTATCTAAAGATGGTGATGGCGATAAGAAAGTGGCAGAGTTTATTCAAGGACAATTAGAAAAAACTTTACCAGGCTTAAAAATCAATGTAAAAACAGTTCCTTTGAACAATTCGATCGAACTAATGAAAAAAGGGGACTATGAACTTTCTGTCAGCATGTGGGGACCGGATTACCAAGATCCAATGACGTTCTTAGAAAGCTCAGTCAGTACAAAAAATAAAACAAGTTACCGCAGCGAAAAATATGATCAGTTGATTGATGATGCATCGAACAAATATGCGAATGAACCTGAAAAACGCTGGGAAACATTGATTGCAGCAGAAAAAGTGTTAGTTGAAGAAGATGTAGCATTGATTCCATTATATCAACAAGCAAGAGGACAATTAGTCCGTCCTGGTGTTGAAGGAATCGAATACCACAACTTTGGGGCAACCAGCACTTACAAAAATGCGTATATCAAATAA
- the gpsB gene encoding cell division regulator GpsB: MANLVYSPKDILQKEFKTKMRGYDPVEVDEFLDNVIKDYEAYNKELLTLQEENNRLLAKLDQASKVQQAMPSRSAQEMPKSAAVTNFDILKRLSNLEREVFGKKLDDTPASNPISGMSHSNPYESNLHNPYEREIDNSETRQF, translated from the coding sequence ATGGCAAATTTAGTATACAGTCCAAAAGATATTTTACAAAAAGAATTTAAAACAAAAATGCGCGGTTATGATCCAGTAGAAGTTGATGAATTTTTAGATAACGTTATTAAAGATTATGAAGCGTATAACAAAGAACTTTTAACTTTGCAAGAAGAAAACAACCGTCTCTTAGCTAAACTTGATCAAGCTTCTAAAGTACAACAAGCAATGCCATCACGTAGCGCACAAGAAATGCCTAAAAGTGCTGCTGTTACAAACTTTGATATTTTAAAACGTTTGTCAAATTTAGAGCGTGAAGTATTTGGCAAAAAGCTAGATGATACTCCTGCTTCAAATCCTATTTCAGGCATGAGTCATTCTAATCCATACGAAAGCAATCTTCACAATCCGTATGAACGTGAAATAGACAACTCAGAAACACGTCAATTTTAA
- a CDS encoding IS1182 family transposase encodes MFKNYTINQTTLPLDMEKYIPETDVAFAVNALVEAIPQKLFDQIEQQLGRPAYHPRMMLKIILYAYTQRVFSGRKIEFLLDDSYRMRWLANHEQISYRTINRFRSHETTAQLLAETFVLFRRQLITNRVIDNEAIFIDGTKIEADANKFSFVWRKATTRYERTLDEKSEAFYQALYQEEILPYLKEERQSDGLTSDQLEEVAHHLEAELHETEAQLTHEKRKEKQSQLKRKRRTYKKYLRRVQADYLPRKQKYERYNQLFQDRNSFSKTDTDATFMRMKDDYMRNGQLKPGYNLQIATENQYVLAYDLFPNPTDTKTLNPFLDSFLAQHKELPEYIVADAGYGSEENYMYINDILHKTPLITYGSYHKESKKKYKENPFNVENWLYLEEQDEYSCPAKRPVSFKRYSRRKDKGGFVRDFKVYECEDCRGCPIRSQCTKAKSNRNRQIQVNNSWRYFKSDCKKKLLDEKTGSIYRKRKIDVEPVFGHLKAQLAFHRFHLRGKQGAKIDIGLALMALNLRKLGNYMEKKARKKKKTSLILTLIIKIRLVFFFRRTIVPDSFVFISARRGSSSSCIILYNRWRRGFLRRFTAWQDLGRRG; translated from the coding sequence ATGTTTAAAAATTATACCATCAATCAAACAACTTTACCATTAGATATGGAAAAATATATTCCTGAAACCGATGTCGCTTTTGCGGTCAACGCCTTAGTAGAAGCAATCCCTCAAAAGCTTTTCGATCAAATAGAACAACAACTCGGACGTCCGGCTTATCACCCCAGAATGATGTTGAAAATTATTCTTTATGCCTATACACAACGTGTTTTTTCTGGAAGGAAAATTGAATTTCTACTAGATGATAGCTATCGTATGCGTTGGTTAGCCAACCACGAACAAATCAGCTACCGCACAATCAACCGGTTTAGAAGCCACGAGACAACCGCTCAACTTTTAGCTGAAACCTTTGTCTTATTTCGTCGTCAGTTGATTACGAATCGAGTCATCGACAACGAAGCCATTTTTATCGATGGTACAAAAATAGAAGCCGATGCCAATAAATTCAGCTTTGTTTGGCGGAAAGCGACCACTCGGTACGAGCGGACTTTAGACGAAAAATCCGAAGCCTTCTATCAAGCTCTTTATCAAGAAGAGATCCTGCCCTATTTAAAAGAAGAACGTCAATCCGATGGATTGACAAGCGACCAATTAGAAGAAGTCGCTCATCATTTAGAAGCAGAACTCCATGAAACAGAAGCACAATTAACACATGAAAAGCGCAAAGAAAAACAAAGCCAATTAAAGAGAAAAAGAAGAACGTACAAAAAATATCTCCGAAGAGTGCAAGCAGATTATCTACCAAGAAAACAAAAGTACGAACGCTACAATCAACTGTTTCAAGACCGCAACAGCTTTTCAAAAACGGATACAGACGCTACATTTATGCGGATGAAAGACGATTACATGCGTAATGGACAGTTGAAACCAGGCTATAACTTACAAATCGCTACAGAAAATCAGTATGTCCTAGCCTATGATCTCTTTCCAAATCCAACCGACACAAAAACCTTAAATCCATTCTTAGACAGCTTTTTAGCGCAACATAAAGAACTACCAGAATATATTGTGGCCGATGCTGGGTACGGTAGTGAAGAAAATTATATGTATATCAACGATATTCTGCATAAAACTCCTTTGATTACGTACGGCAGTTACCACAAAGAAAGTAAAAAGAAATACAAAGAAAATCCATTTAACGTTGAAAACTGGCTCTATCTTGAAGAGCAAGATGAATATAGTTGTCCAGCGAAACGTCCAGTTAGTTTCAAAAGATATAGCCGACGAAAAGATAAAGGTGGGTTTGTACGAGATTTCAAAGTCTATGAATGTGAAGACTGTCGGGGGTGTCCAATCCGTAGTCAATGTACGAAAGCCAAGAGCAATCGAAATCGGCAAATTCAGGTCAACAATTCATGGCGTTATTTCAAATCAGACTGTAAAAAGAAGCTTTTAGATGAAAAAACAGGTTCGATTTACCGAAAACGGAAAATCGATGTCGAACCAGTGTTTGGTCATCTAAAAGCTCAATTGGCGTTCCATCGTTTCCATTTGCGTGGAAAACAAGGAGCGAAGATTGATATTGGGCTAGCGTTAATGGCCTTAAATTTAAGAAAATTAGGGAACTATATGGAAAAGAAAGCACGTAAAAAGAAGAAAACTAGTCTGATTTTGACACTAATCATCAAAATCAGGCTAGTTTTCTTTTTTAGAAGGACTATTGTCCCAGACTCTTTTGTTTTTATATCAGCCAGGAGAGGATCTTCTTCTAGTTGCATTATTTTGTATAACAGGTGGCGTAGAGGATTCTTGCGGCGGTTCACTGCTTGGCAAGACCTCGGTCGGCGTGGTTGA